Proteins encoded by one window of Channa argus isolate prfri chromosome 1, Channa argus male v1.0, whole genome shotgun sequence:
- the si:ch211-80h18.1 gene encoding uncharacterized protein si:ch211-80h18.1 isoform X6: protein MLPPNLLIVSMVIFLATTVSMAPVEEKEQEEVEATEEGELSEEEEGLLGRQQTTTAAASGGSGPGAQAGGGQTQEGAAGSSAGSPGSAEAEAEHLSVPAGQPQPAGNGQKLLNGGGGGGGGGGQADTQTDFLGLFGGEDTHLEYTGTMDSSTHDFLLGLMGGGNRFGPEVHINVPVITSGVTAGPYSDQSSSFGLNSSVSTDPAPTDPGHHTDQARPGPTSLTLGPDLSQSSSFPGSSDSAVNGSSSSSHSEAHNEQTGNGPQTHLTDTNAATDRPVSFTELTASGGKLGHDVTESPIVLHTDSVNAFTVSGVYSHTDLVTVATDLTGTETVSDPTGSPLDHSLLAVTDYTQTAGSVTEQFNTSGQGPEGAENVELEDTC, encoded by the exons AAACCTGCTGATAGTGTCGATGGTCATCTTTCTGGCAACTACTGTTTCTATGGCTCCTGTGGAGG aaAAGGAgcaagaggaggtggaggccaCTGAGGAGGGGGAGCTttctgaggaggaggagg GACTCCTTGGCAGGCAGCAGACCACCACGGCAGCAGCGTCTGGAGGTTCAG gtCCTGGAGCTCAGGCAGGAGGAGGACAAACACAGGAGGGAGCAGCAGGAAGCTCTGCAG GTTCTCCAGGTTCTGCggaagcagaagcagaacaCCTTAGTGTGCCTGCTGGTCAGCCCCAACCTGCAG GTAATGGACAGAAGCTGCtgaatggaggaggaggaggaggaggaggaggaggtcaaGCTGACACTCAGACAG ATTTCTTAGGTTTGTTTGGGGGTGAAGATACTCACCTGGAGTACACAG GAACCATGGATTCATCCACTCATGACTTCCTGCTCGGACTCATGG gAGGAGGCAATCGCTTCGGTCCAGAAGTCCATATAAATGTGCCAG TGATCACCTCAGGTGTGACCGCAGGTCCTTATTCAGATCAGAGCAGCAGCTTCGGCCTGAACTCATCTGTTAGTACTGACCCTGCCCCCACAG ATCCTGGTCATCACACAGACCAAGCCAGGCCAGGTCCCACCTCTCTGACCTTGGGACCTGACTTATCACAGTCCAGCTCTTTCCCAGGTTCCTCTGACTCtgcagtaaatg gttcatcttcttcatcacaCAGTGAAGCTCACAATGAACAGACAG GAAATGGTCCACAGACTCACCTGACTGACACGAATGcag CGACTGATCGACCAGTTTCCTTCACAGAACTCACAG CTTCAGGTGGCAAACTGGGACATGATGTTACAG AGTCCCCCATCGTCTTGCACACAGACTCTGTCAATGCTTTCACAG tttcaggtGTTTATTCCCACACAGATCTGGTCACTGTAGCAACAGATCTGACGGGCACAGAAACAG tttcAGATCCAACAGGAAGTCCACTGGACCACA GTCTTCTAGCTGTGACAGATTACACGCAGACAGCTG GTTCGGTCACTGAACAGTTCAACACATCTGGTCAGGGTCCTGAAG GTGCAGAAAATGTGGAACTGGAGGATACCTGCTGA
- the hsf1 gene encoding heat shock factor protein 1, with amino-acid sequence MEYPGGGGGAVLSGGNVPAFLTKLWTLVEDPDTDPLICWSPNGTSFHVFDQGRFSKEVLPKFFKHNNMASFIRQLNMYGFRKVVHIEQGGLVKPERDDTEFQHPFFIRGQEHLLENIKRKVTNVSSVRQEEVKISADEVHKILNDVQMMKGKQETIDSRIIAMKHENEALWREMASLRQRHAQQQKVVNKLIQFLVSLIQTNRILGVKRKIPLMLDSSSAHSVPKYSRPFSLEHKQASASLFSADTPVTSGPIISDITDVASPDTEVIASDWMDAAESQSTNVKEEPSSPEEEVGGATPVDTPFSPTTFINSILQDETQPASNMPTPSTAIPIVVMSPASSGPPQQSPTNQSPTSVHTTSPTTTQPKCQTIACIDRPRALPPAGGVSPDVWSFLSTQSDKSELSDHIDSIDNSLENLQNMLNTQTFTFDTSPLIEFLSSSCQSGDFDLDSLDTLLSEDPPKGGDESSNNTGKQLVQYTPVLTEPINMEPGGADLPSLLELEAERFFNSDPPTDDLGSDLLSHIHTESGL; translated from the exons ATGGAGTATCCCGGCGGAGGAGGAGGGGCGGTGCTAAGCGGAGGGAACGTCCCAGCCTTCCTCACCAAACTGTGGACACTAGTGGAGGATCCGGACACAGACCCACTCATCTGCTGGAGCCCG AATGGAACCAGCTTCCATGTTTTTGATCAGGGTCGGTTCTCCAAAGAGGTTCTGCCAAAGTTcttcaaacacaacaacatggcAAGCTTCATCCGGCAGCTCAACATGT ATGGATTCCGGAAGGTGGTCCACATTGAGCAGGGTGGTTTGGTGAAACCAGAACGAGATGACACAGAGTTCCAGCATCCATTCTTCATCAGAGGGCAAGAACACCTGCTGGAGAACATTAAACGCAAAGTCACCAAT GTGTCCTCCGTGCGTCAGGAAGAGGTGAAGATCTCAGCAGACGAAGTCCACAAGATCCTGAACGATGTCCAGATGATGAAGGGAAAACAGGAGACCATTGACTCAAGGATTATTGCCATGAAACA TGAGAATGAGGCTCTGTGGAGGGAGATGGCAAGTCTGAGACAGAGACACGCTCAGCAGCAGAAAGTCGTCAACAAG CTTATCCAGTTTCTGGTGTCGCTCATCCAAACCAACAGGATTCTTGGAGTCAAGAGGAAGAT TCCTCTGATGCTGGACTCCAGCTCGGCCCACTCTGTCCCTAAATATAGCCGACCCTTCTCGTTGGAGCACAAGCAG gCTTCGGCCAGTCTGTTCTCAGCTGACACGCCCGTCACCTCTGGACCAATCATCTCTGATATCACAGATGTGGCCTCACCCGACACTGAAGTCATAGCTAGTGATTGGATGGACGCAGC AGAGAGTCAGTCAACTAACGTCAAAGAGGAGCCATCCAGTCCTGAGGAAGAGGTGGGTGGAGCTACACCTGTGGACACGCCCTTCTCCCCTACCACTTTCATCAACTCCATCCTGCAGGATGAGACACAGCCTGCATCCAACATGCCCACCCCCAGCACAG ccaTTCCCATTGTAGTGATGAGCCCAGCCTCTTCTGGGCCTCCCCAACAATCTCCAACCAACCAATCACCTACATCTGTTCACACCACCAGCCCCACCACAACTCAGCCAAAATGTCAGACCATTGCCTGTATTGACAG ACCCCGTGCTCTTCCCCCTGCAGGAGGAGTCTCACCTGATGTTTGGAGCTTCCTGTCAACACAATCTGACAA GTCTGAACTGTCTGATCACATCGACAGTATTGACAACAGTCTAGAAAATTTGCAGAAcatgttaaacacacaaacctttacTTTTGACACATCGCCGCTCATCGAG tttttaagttCTTCCTGTCAGTCTGGAGACTTTGACCTTGACAGTTTGGACACT CTACTGTCTGAAGACCCTCCTAAAGGAGGGGATgaaagcagcaacaacacag GGAAACAACTGGTGCAGTACACACCTGTCTTGACAGAACCAATCAACATGGAGCCAGGGGGGGCTGACCTGCCCTCACTCCTGGAGCTGGAGGCTGAGCGTTTTTTCAACTCTGACCCACCCACTGATGACCTGGGCTCTGACCTGTTAAGCCACATCCACACAGAATCTGGCCTCTGA
- the si:ch211-80h18.1 gene encoding uncharacterized protein si:ch211-80h18.1 isoform X4, whose protein sequence is MLPPNLLIVSMVIFLATTVSMAPVEEKEQEEVEATEEGELSEEEEDDDDSQSQDRIEGLLGRQQTTTAAASGGSGPGAQAGGGQTQEGAAGSSAGSPGSAEAEAEHLSVPAGQPQPAGNGQKLLNGGGGGGGGGGQADTQTDFLGLFGGEDTHLEYTGTMDSSTHDFLLGLMGGGNRFGPEVHINVPVITSGVTAGPYSDQSSSFGLNSSVSTDPAPTDPGHHTDQARPGPTSLTLGPDLSQSSSFPGSSDSAVNGSSSSSHSEAHNEQTGNGPQTHLTDTNAATDRPVSFTELTASGGKLGHDVTESPIVLHTDSVNAFTVSGVYSHTDLVTVATDLTGTETVSDPTGSPLDHSLLAVTDYTQTAGSVTEQFNTSGQGPEGAENVELEDTC, encoded by the exons AAACCTGCTGATAGTGTCGATGGTCATCTTTCTGGCAACTACTGTTTCTATGGCTCCTGTGGAGG aaAAGGAgcaagaggaggtggaggccaCTGAGGAGGGGGAGCTttctgaggaggaggagg ATGATGATGACTCCCAGAGTCAGGATAGGATTGAGG GACTCCTTGGCAGGCAGCAGACCACCACGGCAGCAGCGTCTGGAGGTTCAG gtCCTGGAGCTCAGGCAGGAGGAGGACAAACACAGGAGGGAGCAGCAGGAAGCTCTGCAG GTTCTCCAGGTTCTGCggaagcagaagcagaacaCCTTAGTGTGCCTGCTGGTCAGCCCCAACCTGCAG GTAATGGACAGAAGCTGCtgaatggaggaggaggaggaggaggaggaggaggtcaaGCTGACACTCAGACAG ATTTCTTAGGTTTGTTTGGGGGTGAAGATACTCACCTGGAGTACACAG GAACCATGGATTCATCCACTCATGACTTCCTGCTCGGACTCATGG gAGGAGGCAATCGCTTCGGTCCAGAAGTCCATATAAATGTGCCAG TGATCACCTCAGGTGTGACCGCAGGTCCTTATTCAGATCAGAGCAGCAGCTTCGGCCTGAACTCATCTGTTAGTACTGACCCTGCCCCCACAG ATCCTGGTCATCACACAGACCAAGCCAGGCCAGGTCCCACCTCTCTGACCTTGGGACCTGACTTATCACAGTCCAGCTCTTTCCCAGGTTCCTCTGACTCtgcagtaaatg gttcatcttcttcatcacaCAGTGAAGCTCACAATGAACAGACAG GAAATGGTCCACAGACTCACCTGACTGACACGAATGcag CGACTGATCGACCAGTTTCCTTCACAGAACTCACAG CTTCAGGTGGCAAACTGGGACATGATGTTACAG AGTCCCCCATCGTCTTGCACACAGACTCTGTCAATGCTTTCACAG tttcaggtGTTTATTCCCACACAGATCTGGTCACTGTAGCAACAGATCTGACGGGCACAGAAACAG tttcAGATCCAACAGGAAGTCCACTGGACCACA GTCTTCTAGCTGTGACAGATTACACGCAGACAGCTG GTTCGGTCACTGAACAGTTCAACACATCTGGTCAGGGTCCTGAAG GTGCAGAAAATGTGGAACTGGAGGATACCTGCTGA
- the si:ch211-80h18.1 gene encoding serine-rich adhesin for platelets isoform X5 — MLPPNLLIVSMVIFLATTVSMAPVEEKEQEEVEATEEGELSEEEEDDDDSQSQDRIEGLLGRQQTTTAAASGGSGAAAGVSSNIQDLSRPGAQAGGGQTQEGAAGSSAGSPGSAEAEAEHLSVPAGQPQPAGNGQKLLNGGGGGGGGGGQADTQTDFLGLFGGEDTHLEYTGTMDSSTHDFLLGLMGGGNRFGPEVHINVPVITSGVTAGPYSDQSSSFGLNSSVSTDPAPTDPGHHTDQARPGPTSLTLGPDLSQSSSFPGSSDSAVNGSSSSSHSEAHNEQTGNGPQTHLTDTNAATDRPVSFTELTASGGKLGHDVTVSGVYSHTDLVTVATDLTGTETVSDPTGSPLDHSLLAVTDYTQTAGSVTEQFNTSGQGPEGAENVELEDTC; from the exons AAACCTGCTGATAGTGTCGATGGTCATCTTTCTGGCAACTACTGTTTCTATGGCTCCTGTGGAGG aaAAGGAgcaagaggaggtggaggccaCTGAGGAGGGGGAGCTttctgaggaggaggagg ATGATGATGACTCCCAGAGTCAGGATAGGATTGAGG GACTCCTTGGCAGGCAGCAGACCACCACGGCAGCAGCGTCTGGAGGTTCAG GTGCTGCAGCAGGTGTTTCCTCCAACATCCAGGACCTGAGCC gtCCTGGAGCTCAGGCAGGAGGAGGACAAACACAGGAGGGAGCAGCAGGAAGCTCTGCAG GTTCTCCAGGTTCTGCggaagcagaagcagaacaCCTTAGTGTGCCTGCTGGTCAGCCCCAACCTGCAG GTAATGGACAGAAGCTGCtgaatggaggaggaggaggaggaggaggaggaggtcaaGCTGACACTCAGACAG ATTTCTTAGGTTTGTTTGGGGGTGAAGATACTCACCTGGAGTACACAG GAACCATGGATTCATCCACTCATGACTTCCTGCTCGGACTCATGG gAGGAGGCAATCGCTTCGGTCCAGAAGTCCATATAAATGTGCCAG TGATCACCTCAGGTGTGACCGCAGGTCCTTATTCAGATCAGAGCAGCAGCTTCGGCCTGAACTCATCTGTTAGTACTGACCCTGCCCCCACAG ATCCTGGTCATCACACAGACCAAGCCAGGCCAGGTCCCACCTCTCTGACCTTGGGACCTGACTTATCACAGTCCAGCTCTTTCCCAGGTTCCTCTGACTCtgcagtaaatg gttcatcttcttcatcacaCAGTGAAGCTCACAATGAACAGACAG GAAATGGTCCACAGACTCACCTGACTGACACGAATGcag CGACTGATCGACCAGTTTCCTTCACAGAACTCACAG CTTCAGGTGGCAAACTGGGACATGATGTTACAG tttcaggtGTTTATTCCCACACAGATCTGGTCACTGTAGCAACAGATCTGACGGGCACAGAAACAG tttcAGATCCAACAGGAAGTCCACTGGACCACA GTCTTCTAGCTGTGACAGATTACACGCAGACAGCTG GTTCGGTCACTGAACAGTTCAACACATCTGGTCAGGGTCCTGAAG GTGCAGAAAATGTGGAACTGGAGGATACCTGCTGA
- the si:ch211-80h18.1 gene encoding apomucin isoform X3, translating to MLPPNLLIVSMVIFLATTVSMAPVEEKEQEEVEATEEGELSEEEEGLLGRQQTTTAAASGGSGAAAGVSSNIQDLSRPGAQAGGGQTQEGAAGSSAGSPGSAEAEAEHLSVPAGQPQPAGNGQKLLNGGGGGGGGGGQADTQTDFLGLFGGEDTHLEYTGTMDSSTHDFLLGLMGGGNRFGPEVHINVPVITSGVTAGPYSDQSSSFGLNSSVSTDPAPTDPGHHTDQARPGPTSLTLGPDLSQSSSFPGSSDSAVNGSSSSSHSEAHNEQTGNGPQTHLTDTNAATDRPVSFTELTASGGKLGHDVTESPIVLHTDSVNAFTVSGVYSHTDLVTVATDLTGTETVSDPTGSPLDHSLLAVTDYTQTAGSVTEQFNTSGQGPEGAENVELEDTC from the exons AAACCTGCTGATAGTGTCGATGGTCATCTTTCTGGCAACTACTGTTTCTATGGCTCCTGTGGAGG aaAAGGAgcaagaggaggtggaggccaCTGAGGAGGGGGAGCTttctgaggaggaggagg GACTCCTTGGCAGGCAGCAGACCACCACGGCAGCAGCGTCTGGAGGTTCAG GTGCTGCAGCAGGTGTTTCCTCCAACATCCAGGACCTGAGCC gtCCTGGAGCTCAGGCAGGAGGAGGACAAACACAGGAGGGAGCAGCAGGAAGCTCTGCAG GTTCTCCAGGTTCTGCggaagcagaagcagaacaCCTTAGTGTGCCTGCTGGTCAGCCCCAACCTGCAG GTAATGGACAGAAGCTGCtgaatggaggaggaggaggaggaggaggaggaggtcaaGCTGACACTCAGACAG ATTTCTTAGGTTTGTTTGGGGGTGAAGATACTCACCTGGAGTACACAG GAACCATGGATTCATCCACTCATGACTTCCTGCTCGGACTCATGG gAGGAGGCAATCGCTTCGGTCCAGAAGTCCATATAAATGTGCCAG TGATCACCTCAGGTGTGACCGCAGGTCCTTATTCAGATCAGAGCAGCAGCTTCGGCCTGAACTCATCTGTTAGTACTGACCCTGCCCCCACAG ATCCTGGTCATCACACAGACCAAGCCAGGCCAGGTCCCACCTCTCTGACCTTGGGACCTGACTTATCACAGTCCAGCTCTTTCCCAGGTTCCTCTGACTCtgcagtaaatg gttcatcttcttcatcacaCAGTGAAGCTCACAATGAACAGACAG GAAATGGTCCACAGACTCACCTGACTGACACGAATGcag CGACTGATCGACCAGTTTCCTTCACAGAACTCACAG CTTCAGGTGGCAAACTGGGACATGATGTTACAG AGTCCCCCATCGTCTTGCACACAGACTCTGTCAATGCTTTCACAG tttcaggtGTTTATTCCCACACAGATCTGGTCACTGTAGCAACAGATCTGACGGGCACAGAAACAG tttcAGATCCAACAGGAAGTCCACTGGACCACA GTCTTCTAGCTGTGACAGATTACACGCAGACAGCTG GTTCGGTCACTGAACAGTTCAACACATCTGGTCAGGGTCCTGAAG GTGCAGAAAATGTGGAACTGGAGGATACCTGCTGA
- the si:ch211-80h18.1 gene encoding apomucin isoform X1: protein MLPPNLLIVSMVIFLATTVSMAPVEEKEQEEVEATEEGELSEEEEDDDDSQSQDRIEGLLGRQQTTTAAASGGSGAAAGVSSNIQDLSRPGAQAGGGQTQEGAAGSSAGSPGSAEAEAEHLSVPAGQPQPAGNGQKLLNGGGGGGGGGGQADTQTDFLGLFGGEDTHLEYTGTMDSSTHDFLLGLMGGGNRFGPEVHINVPVITSGVTAGPYSDQSSSFGLNSSVSTDPAPTDPGHHTDQARPGPTSLTLGPDLSQSSSFPGSSDSAVNGSSSSSHSEAHNEQTGNGPQTHLTDTNAATDRPVSFTELTASGGKLGHDVTESPIVLHTDSVNAFTVSGVYSHTDLVTVATDLTGTETVSDPTGSPLDHSLLAVTDYTQTAGSVTEQFNTSGQGPEGAENVELEDTC, encoded by the exons AAACCTGCTGATAGTGTCGATGGTCATCTTTCTGGCAACTACTGTTTCTATGGCTCCTGTGGAGG aaAAGGAgcaagaggaggtggaggccaCTGAGGAGGGGGAGCTttctgaggaggaggagg ATGATGATGACTCCCAGAGTCAGGATAGGATTGAGG GACTCCTTGGCAGGCAGCAGACCACCACGGCAGCAGCGTCTGGAGGTTCAG GTGCTGCAGCAGGTGTTTCCTCCAACATCCAGGACCTGAGCC gtCCTGGAGCTCAGGCAGGAGGAGGACAAACACAGGAGGGAGCAGCAGGAAGCTCTGCAG GTTCTCCAGGTTCTGCggaagcagaagcagaacaCCTTAGTGTGCCTGCTGGTCAGCCCCAACCTGCAG GTAATGGACAGAAGCTGCtgaatggaggaggaggaggaggaggaggaggaggtcaaGCTGACACTCAGACAG ATTTCTTAGGTTTGTTTGGGGGTGAAGATACTCACCTGGAGTACACAG GAACCATGGATTCATCCACTCATGACTTCCTGCTCGGACTCATGG gAGGAGGCAATCGCTTCGGTCCAGAAGTCCATATAAATGTGCCAG TGATCACCTCAGGTGTGACCGCAGGTCCTTATTCAGATCAGAGCAGCAGCTTCGGCCTGAACTCATCTGTTAGTACTGACCCTGCCCCCACAG ATCCTGGTCATCACACAGACCAAGCCAGGCCAGGTCCCACCTCTCTGACCTTGGGACCTGACTTATCACAGTCCAGCTCTTTCCCAGGTTCCTCTGACTCtgcagtaaatg gttcatcttcttcatcacaCAGTGAAGCTCACAATGAACAGACAG GAAATGGTCCACAGACTCACCTGACTGACACGAATGcag CGACTGATCGACCAGTTTCCTTCACAGAACTCACAG CTTCAGGTGGCAAACTGGGACATGATGTTACAG AGTCCCCCATCGTCTTGCACACAGACTCTGTCAATGCTTTCACAG tttcaggtGTTTATTCCCACACAGATCTGGTCACTGTAGCAACAGATCTGACGGGCACAGAAACAG tttcAGATCCAACAGGAAGTCCACTGGACCACA GTCTTCTAGCTGTGACAGATTACACGCAGACAGCTG GTTCGGTCACTGAACAGTTCAACACATCTGGTCAGGGTCCTGAAG GTGCAGAAAATGTGGAACTGGAGGATACCTGCTGA
- the si:ch211-80h18.1 gene encoding apomucin isoform X2 has product MLPPNLLIVSMVIFLATTVSMAPVEEKEQEEVEATEEGELSEEEEDDDDSQSQDRIEGLLGRQQTTTAAASGGSGAAAGVSSNIQDLSRPGAQAGGGQTQEGAAGSSAGSPGSAEAEAEHLSVPAGQPQPAGNGQKLLNGGGGGGGGGGQADTQTDFLGLFGGEDTHLEYTGTMDSSTHDFLLGLMGGGNRFGPEVHINVPVITSGVTAGPYSDQSSSFGLNSSVSTDPAPTDPGHHTDQARPGPTSLTLGPDLSQSSSFPGSSDSAVNGSSSSSHSEAHNEQTGNGPQTHLTDTNAATDRPVSFTELTASGGKLGHDVTESPIVLHTDSVNAFTDLVTVATDLTGTETVSDPTGSPLDHSLLAVTDYTQTAGSVTEQFNTSGQGPEGAENVELEDTC; this is encoded by the exons AAACCTGCTGATAGTGTCGATGGTCATCTTTCTGGCAACTACTGTTTCTATGGCTCCTGTGGAGG aaAAGGAgcaagaggaggtggaggccaCTGAGGAGGGGGAGCTttctgaggaggaggagg ATGATGATGACTCCCAGAGTCAGGATAGGATTGAGG GACTCCTTGGCAGGCAGCAGACCACCACGGCAGCAGCGTCTGGAGGTTCAG GTGCTGCAGCAGGTGTTTCCTCCAACATCCAGGACCTGAGCC gtCCTGGAGCTCAGGCAGGAGGAGGACAAACACAGGAGGGAGCAGCAGGAAGCTCTGCAG GTTCTCCAGGTTCTGCggaagcagaagcagaacaCCTTAGTGTGCCTGCTGGTCAGCCCCAACCTGCAG GTAATGGACAGAAGCTGCtgaatggaggaggaggaggaggaggaggaggaggtcaaGCTGACACTCAGACAG ATTTCTTAGGTTTGTTTGGGGGTGAAGATACTCACCTGGAGTACACAG GAACCATGGATTCATCCACTCATGACTTCCTGCTCGGACTCATGG gAGGAGGCAATCGCTTCGGTCCAGAAGTCCATATAAATGTGCCAG TGATCACCTCAGGTGTGACCGCAGGTCCTTATTCAGATCAGAGCAGCAGCTTCGGCCTGAACTCATCTGTTAGTACTGACCCTGCCCCCACAG ATCCTGGTCATCACACAGACCAAGCCAGGCCAGGTCCCACCTCTCTGACCTTGGGACCTGACTTATCACAGTCCAGCTCTTTCCCAGGTTCCTCTGACTCtgcagtaaatg gttcatcttcttcatcacaCAGTGAAGCTCACAATGAACAGACAG GAAATGGTCCACAGACTCACCTGACTGACACGAATGcag CGACTGATCGACCAGTTTCCTTCACAGAACTCACAG CTTCAGGTGGCAAACTGGGACATGATGTTACAG AGTCCCCCATCGTCTTGCACACAGACTCTGTCAATGCTTTCACAG ATCTGGTCACTGTAGCAACAGATCTGACGGGCACAGAAACAG tttcAGATCCAACAGGAAGTCCACTGGACCACA GTCTTCTAGCTGTGACAGATTACACGCAGACAGCTG GTTCGGTCACTGAACAGTTCAACACATCTGGTCAGGGTCCTGAAG GTGCAGAAAATGTGGAACTGGAGGATACCTGCTGA